A genome region from Thermococcus onnurineus NA1 includes the following:
- a CDS encoding RsmB/NOP family class I SAM-dependent RNA methyltransferase, whose translation MSYEEAFPAELKEYYRRLFGEEAEEIMASLRTPVEKYYIRVNTLKTSRSKLMRILRKEGLKPKRSPYLEEGIYFEREGPNFPDDYEPGLPVVRANKFASESVYQGAMLYAPGVLQADKKIKPGDEVEIRDPRGLLVGIGIARMSAKEMIVSTRGIAVEVTLPKFRLPSLSELESFKEGLFYAQSLPSMVVARILEPSEEELIIDMAAAPGGKTSHIAQLMQNRGEIIAIDKSKNRLRKMEEELKRLGVKNVKLIHMDSRKLPELGIEADKILLDAPCTALGIRPKLWESRTPKDIEATARYQRHFINAAIKSLRKGGVLVYSTCTLSYEENEANVKYMLSKGLKLEEQSLFIGSHGIGLDGVQRFYPNRHLTQGFFIAKLRKV comes from the coding sequence ATGAGCTACGAGGAGGCCTTTCCAGCGGAGCTGAAGGAGTACTACAGGCGGCTCTTTGGCGAAGAGGCCGAGGAGATAATGGCCTCCCTCAGGACGCCGGTTGAGAAGTACTACATCCGCGTTAACACACTCAAGACGAGCCGCTCAAAGCTGATGAGAATTCTCCGAAAGGAAGGTCTGAAGCCAAAGAGGAGTCCCTATCTGGAGGAGGGCATCTACTTCGAGCGCGAAGGCCCAAACTTTCCTGATGACTATGAGCCCGGCCTTCCCGTTGTAAGAGCAAACAAGTTCGCCAGCGAGAGCGTCTATCAGGGGGCAATGCTCTACGCACCCGGTGTCCTCCAGGCGGACAAGAAAATCAAGCCCGGCGACGAGGTCGAGATTCGCGATCCACGGGGCCTCCTCGTTGGAATTGGAATAGCGAGGATGAGCGCCAAAGAGATGATCGTCTCGACGAGGGGTATAGCGGTGGAGGTCACCCTGCCCAAGTTCAGACTTCCCAGCCTGAGCGAACTGGAGAGCTTTAAGGAGGGGCTCTTCTACGCCCAGAGCCTGCCTTCAATGGTCGTTGCGAGGATTTTAGAGCCGAGCGAGGAGGAGCTGATAATCGACATGGCGGCCGCTCCAGGAGGAAAAACGAGCCACATCGCGCAGCTCATGCAGAACAGGGGTGAGATAATAGCCATCGACAAATCAAAGAACCGGCTGAGGAAAATGGAGGAGGAGCTCAAGAGACTCGGGGTCAAAAATGTCAAACTGATCCACATGGACTCAAGGAAGCTGCCCGAGCTCGGAATAGAGGCCGATAAGATACTCCTCGATGCTCCCTGTACAGCCTTGGGAATTAGGCCAAAGCTCTGGGAGAGCAGGACGCCAAAGGACATCGAGGCGACGGCGCGCTACCAGAGACACTTCATCAACGCGGCAATCAAATCCCTCAGGAAGGGTGGCGTTCTGGTTTACTCCACATGCACGCTCAGCTATGAGGAAAACGAGGCGAACGTTAAGTACATGCTGAGCAAAGGTTTAAAGCTCGAGGAGCAGAGCCTATTCATAGGCTCCCACGGCATAGGTCTCGACGGAGTGCAGAGGTTTTATCCGAACAGACATCTAACTCAGGGCTTCTTCATAGCGAAGCTCAGGAAGGTGTGA
- a CDS encoding lysylphosphatidylglycerol synthase transmembrane domain-containing protein — protein MDWKKIAFLTLGLLIIALLIEWAGVEEVLDVLKKARLDYFLLAVLAYIAGVFIWALRWRVLLKSLGINAPFKAILGAIFVGIFVNNVTPGARGGGEPIRMYYLSKRSNGAYGPVFATVMADRILDLIPVVIMLMTSTIYVYLLGSRSLTIMLLILDFLLALLIVITLAILLNERRTKKILYWFFNLVSRIMPKRAQKYDEKFIHNIEVSVPKFQEGFRLLLKDKKTFFLALAYSFVFWFLTILRAYFIFLSINYPIGLMDVMVVQMISIVVGLLSIIPGGAGFIEAINSGVYVLLGIDKNFAVTATLIERVVSYWAPTIFGGFITTHFGIKVSEEKKKKSLTDEGEKK, from the coding sequence ATGGACTGGAAAAAAATAGCATTCCTCACCCTCGGACTGCTCATAATTGCCCTCCTTATTGAATGGGCAGGGGTAGAGGAGGTATTGGACGTTTTAAAAAAGGCCAGATTGGACTACTTCCTGCTCGCCGTTCTCGCTTATATAGCTGGAGTTTTCATCTGGGCCCTTCGCTGGCGTGTACTTCTTAAGAGCCTCGGCATAAACGCACCCTTCAAGGCCATCCTTGGGGCAATATTCGTCGGTATCTTTGTAAACAACGTTACGCCAGGAGCGAGAGGCGGTGGTGAGCCCATTAGAATGTATTACCTCTCTAAACGCTCCAACGGGGCCTACGGTCCAGTCTTTGCCACAGTCATGGCAGACAGGATACTCGACCTCATTCCCGTGGTGATAATGCTTATGACCTCCACCATCTATGTTTACCTTCTCGGTTCGAGGTCCCTAACGATAATGCTCCTCATACTCGACTTCCTCCTTGCCCTCCTCATCGTCATAACCCTCGCCATACTCCTCAACGAGAGGAGGACGAAGAAGATACTCTACTGGTTCTTTAACTTGGTCTCCAGAATCATGCCCAAAAGGGCACAGAAGTACGATGAGAAATTCATTCACAACATAGAGGTCAGCGTTCCCAAGTTTCAGGAGGGCTTCAGGCTCCTGCTGAAGGATAAGAAGACCTTCTTTTTGGCCCTGGCTTATTCCTTCGTTTTCTGGTTTCTGACCATCCTCCGCGCATATTTCATCTTTCTGAGCATAAACTATCCCATAGGACTGATGGACGTAATGGTCGTTCAGATGATAAGCATAGTTGTCGGGCTGCTTAGCATAATTCCCGGTGGAGCAGGCTTCATCGAGGCTATTAATTCAGGTGTTTATGTCCTTCTTGGCATAGACAAGAACTTCGCGGTAACGGCAACACTCATCGAGAGGGTCGTATCTTACTGGGCCCCAACGATTTTCGGAGGATTCATAACAACTCACTTCGGCATTAAGGTCAGTGAGGAGAAGAAAAAGAAAAGTTTAACTGATGAAGGGGAGAAGAAGTAA
- a CDS encoding NAD(+) kinase produces the protein MKFGIVARRDKEAALKLAYRVYDFLKVSGYEVYVDTDTYKYLPEFHEEDVLPLEDFDVDFIIVIGGDGTILRVEHKTKKEIPLLGINMGTLGFLTEVEPHEAFFALSKLIEGDYHIDERIKLRTYLNGENVVPDALNEVAILTGIPGKIIHLRYYIDEGLADEIRADGLIVSTPTGSTGYAMSAGGPFVDPRLDVIVIAPLAPIALSSRPMIVPSYTKIDVRNLAVTREIILAIDGQFYTYLEPETEITIRLSPRKTKFVRFTNEVYPKYTMKIKRKF, from the coding sequence ATGAAGTTCGGGATAGTGGCCAGAAGGGATAAAGAGGCCGCCCTCAAGCTCGCATACAGGGTCTACGACTTCCTCAAGGTCAGCGGTTATGAGGTGTACGTGGATACCGATACATACAAATATCTTCCCGAGTTCCATGAGGAGGACGTTCTCCCGCTGGAGGACTTCGACGTCGATTTCATCATCGTTATCGGGGGAGATGGAACGATTCTCAGAGTGGAGCACAAGACCAAAAAGGAAATACCCCTGCTGGGCATCAACATGGGGACGCTCGGTTTTCTCACGGAGGTTGAACCACACGAGGCCTTTTTTGCCCTCAGCAAGCTGATTGAAGGTGATTACCACATAGATGAGCGCATAAAGCTGAGGACATATCTAAACGGCGAGAACGTAGTTCCCGATGCCCTCAACGAGGTTGCCATCCTGACCGGTATACCAGGCAAGATAATCCATCTGCGCTACTACATAGACGAAGGCCTCGCCGATGAAATCCGGGCGGATGGGCTCATAGTATCGACTCCGACGGGCTCGACTGGCTACGCCATGAGCGCAGGAGGTCCCTTTGTAGACCCAAGGCTCGACGTAATAGTGATAGCCCCTCTTGCACCGATAGCTTTGAGCTCAAGGCCGATGATAGTACCCTCCTACACCAAAATAGATGTTAGGAACTTAGCCGTAACTAGAGAGATAATCCTGGCGATAGACGGCCAGTTCTACACCTACCTCGAGCCTGAAACGGAGATAACGATAAGACTCTCCCCGAGAAAGACAAAATTCGTAAGATTCACGAATGAGGTCTACCCAAAGTACACAATGAAGATCAAGAGGAAGTTTTGA
- a CDS encoding DUF835 domain-containing protein: MELKVSIWIFFIDIVLFIVIGYSALYALRRISRYGEPLNRFIVIVAVSMFTAAAGRALDIVDDFTGEVPIIISLEQILYFLSIIGIAYGLLSYISHVEKTILPIPANAAGNARLSPGGYLYTGEDTGDLVEFISSIDAPVLVITRSPWIYENIGEHVQTLWITPAIDRGIGPTKLHVIMESAVKFLRGGGRLIVVDCLEAFILYNDFTATFRFLSSLKDYAVEAKSTLLLVVIKGTIGEKELKILMREFTPVKSPKNLLKTSS; this comes from the coding sequence ATGGAGTTAAAGGTTTCAATCTGGATCTTTTTTATTGATATCGTACTGTTCATCGTTATCGGATATTCCGCGCTCTACGCCCTCAGAAGGATATCACGTTACGGTGAACCCCTTAACAGGTTCATCGTTATAGTGGCAGTTTCCATGTTCACGGCTGCGGCAGGAAGGGCACTTGATATCGTTGACGATTTCACTGGAGAAGTGCCCATTATTATATCTCTAGAGCAGATTCTCTACTTTCTTTCGATAATCGGTATAGCATATGGACTGTTGAGCTATATAAGCCATGTTGAAAAAACTATTCTTCCGATTCCTGCAAATGCCGCTGGGAACGCAAGGCTCTCCCCGGGGGGTTATCTCTACACGGGAGAAGACACAGGAGATCTTGTAGAGTTTATTTCTTCAATTGACGCTCCAGTGCTTGTAATCACCAGGAGTCCTTGGATATACGAAAATATCGGAGAGCACGTTCAGACGCTCTGGATAACCCCTGCCATTGACAGGGGGATAGGGCCAACGAAACTTCATGTGATCATGGAGAGTGCAGTGAAGTTTCTCCGGGGAGGAGGCAGATTGATAGTGGTGGACTGCTTGGAGGCCTTTATCCTGTACAACGACTTTACGGCCACCTTTAGATTCCTTTCGTCTCTAAAAGACTACGCCGTTGAGGCAAAGTCCACCCTGCTCCTGGTTGTCATTAAAGGAACCATTGGGGAGAAAGAGCTGAAGATACTCATGAGAGAGTTTACTCCGGTCAAGAGTCCTAAGAACCTCCTCAAAACTTCCTCTTGA
- a CDS encoding bifunctional N(6)-L-threonylcarbamoyladenine synthase/serine/threonine protein kinase, whose translation MIALGIEGTAHTLGIGIVTEKKVLANVFDTLTTEKGGIHPKEAAEHHARLLKPLLRKALDEAGITIEDVDMIAFSQGPGLGPSLRVVATAARALAIKHNKPIIGVNHCIAHVEIAKMFGVKDPVGLYVSGGNTQVLALEGGRYRVFGETLDIGIGNAIDTFAREIGIGFPGGPKIEKLALEGEKYIELPYAVKGMDLSFSGILTEAVRKYRTGRYRVEDLAYSFQETAFAALVEVTERAVAHTGKDEVVLVGGVAANNRLREMLRIMTEDRGIKFFVPPYDLCRDNGAMIAYTGLRMYLGGVKFNLEETVVKQKFRTDEVEVVWS comes from the coding sequence ATGATAGCTCTTGGCATAGAGGGGACGGCACACACTCTTGGCATAGGTATAGTCACCGAGAAGAAAGTTCTCGCCAACGTATTCGATACTCTCACTACTGAAAAGGGTGGAATCCACCCAAAGGAAGCCGCCGAACACCATGCAAGGCTTTTGAAGCCTCTTCTGAGAAAGGCCCTTGACGAGGCGGGAATAACTATCGAGGACGTTGACATGATAGCCTTCTCCCAGGGACCAGGTCTTGGGCCTTCTTTGCGAGTTGTTGCCACGGCTGCACGAGCTCTTGCCATAAAGCATAACAAACCGATAATCGGTGTGAATCACTGCATAGCTCACGTTGAGATAGCTAAGATGTTCGGTGTTAAAGACCCCGTTGGTCTCTACGTGAGCGGTGGAAACACCCAGGTTCTGGCGTTGGAGGGAGGCCGCTACCGAGTCTTCGGTGAAACGCTTGATATTGGCATAGGTAACGCTATAGACACCTTTGCGCGCGAGATTGGGATAGGTTTCCCTGGAGGACCCAAGATAGAGAAGCTTGCCCTGGAGGGAGAGAAATACATTGAGCTCCCCTATGCGGTTAAAGGTATGGATTTGAGCTTCTCCGGAATACTCACTGAGGCCGTCCGGAAGTACCGCACGGGCCGGTATCGGGTTGAGGATCTTGCCTATTCTTTTCAGGAGACTGCATTTGCAGCGCTCGTTGAGGTCACCGAGAGGGCCGTTGCCCACACCGGCAAGGATGAGGTCGTTCTCGTTGGAGGCGTCGCCGCGAACAACAGATTGAGGGAGATGCTTAGAATAATGACCGAGGACAGGGGGATAAAGTTCTTCGTTCCGCCCTACGATCTCTGCAGAGACAACGGGGCCATGATAGCTTACACTGGATTGAGGATGTATCTTGGCGGTGTTAAGTTCAATCTCGAGGAAACTGTGGTAAAGCAGAAGTTTAGGACGGATGAGGTGGAGGTTGTATGGAGTTAA
- a CDS encoding flavin reductase family protein, with product MKPYRLLYPLRTYLIVAGNGEETNVMAADWVTIVSFRPFMVGVAIAPERYTWGLIKKYREFVISVPSLDMLRDVWIAGTRHGPEKLKEMKITLVPSKALETPSIKEALANVECRLVDERDYGDHTWFVGEVVDSSYRKDAFENDRPNLDAKFLAHTAWTDFVTFEKHVHRPPQVHSR from the coding sequence ATGAAGCCGTACCGACTCCTCTATCCTTTGAGGACTTACCTCATCGTGGCAGGAAATGGTGAGGAGACAAACGTAATGGCCGCCGACTGGGTCACGATAGTCTCGTTCAGGCCCTTCATGGTTGGTGTTGCCATTGCTCCTGAGAGGTATACATGGGGGCTGATAAAGAAGTACCGCGAGTTTGTCATCAGCGTGCCGAGTCTCGATATGCTCCGGGACGTCTGGATAGCCGGCACTAGACACGGCCCTGAGAAGCTGAAAGAGATGAAAATAACCCTTGTTCCATCGAAGGCTCTTGAAACCCCCAGCATAAAAGAGGCCCTTGCGAACGTTGAGTGCAGGCTCGTGGATGAGAGGGACTATGGCGATCACACATGGTTCGTTGGGGAGGTTGTAGATAGCTCATACCGAAAGGATGCCTTCGAAAACGACAGGCCAAATCTTGACGCCAAATTCCTTGCTCATACTGCATGGACGGATTTTGTGACCTTCGAGAAGCACGTCCATCGTCCTCCTCAAGTCCACTCTCGATAA
- a CDS encoding acetate--CoA ligase family protein: MDFFFYPKSVAIFGSFKEGAIAYEILRNIVEGGFDGRIVPVNPKGGTVEIAGKAFEIRPKLEEPVDAAIIAIPAKFVPSLIDEIGELIKGAVVISAGFSEVGNVELERELVEKARKHGIRIIGPNCAGIFGVHGKFFGSFEVRVKPGGLALISQSGAFGGAALAMGNDERIGFSAFVSYGNAADLNESDFLRYFADDKNTKAIALYIEGVRDGRRFMEALRYAAGKKPVIILKAGKSKSGARAAASHTGSLAGSYEIYRAAFKQAGAIEVEEMEGLFDAAKAFEMYEKAGRRVAVITNSGGPGVLATDKLESLGLEIAQLSDETVEELRSFLPPQCSVKNPIDLIADADYERYKKTIEIVCRDGNVDALLVICVPPIFVPSEEIAKAVIDAECDKPVIVNFMAGELVRDGVKLLEEGGIKNFPTPERAAKALAWLSRR, translated from the coding sequence ATGGACTTCTTCTTTTATCCCAAGAGCGTCGCGATCTTTGGCTCCTTCAAGGAGGGTGCGATAGCCTACGAGATTCTCAGGAACATCGTCGAAGGTGGCTTTGATGGGAGGATAGTTCCAGTTAACCCAAAGGGTGGAACCGTTGAGATCGCGGGGAAAGCCTTTGAAATTCGTCCGAAGCTGGAGGAGCCCGTTGATGCTGCCATAATTGCCATTCCTGCGAAGTTCGTTCCATCGCTCATAGACGAGATTGGTGAACTCATCAAGGGTGCCGTCGTCATAAGTGCCGGCTTTTCCGAAGTCGGAAACGTTGAGCTTGAGCGCGAGCTCGTCGAGAAAGCCAGAAAGCATGGCATTAGAATCATCGGCCCTAACTGCGCCGGCATCTTCGGCGTCCACGGCAAGTTTTTCGGCTCCTTCGAGGTTCGCGTTAAGCCGGGTGGTCTGGCGCTCATAAGTCAGAGCGGCGCCTTCGGCGGTGCCGCTTTAGCGATGGGCAACGACGAGAGGATAGGCTTCTCGGCCTTCGTTTCTTATGGAAACGCGGCTGACCTGAACGAGAGCGACTTTCTGAGGTATTTTGCAGATGACAAAAACACGAAGGCCATAGCACTCTACATTGAGGGCGTTAGGGACGGGAGGCGCTTCATGGAGGCCCTCCGCTATGCAGCTGGCAAAAAGCCTGTGATAATCCTCAAGGCTGGAAAGAGCAAGAGTGGTGCAAGGGCAGCCGCTTCTCACACCGGTTCGCTCGCCGGAAGCTATGAGATTTACAGGGCGGCCTTCAAGCAGGCCGGCGCCATAGAGGTTGAGGAGATGGAGGGGCTATTCGACGCAGCGAAGGCCTTTGAGATGTACGAGAAAGCCGGGAGGCGCGTTGCCGTGATTACCAATTCTGGCGGGCCCGGTGTTCTCGCTACCGACAAGCTCGAGAGTCTTGGCCTCGAAATAGCTCAGCTAAGCGATGAAACCGTTGAAGAACTCCGCTCGTTCCTTCCACCGCAGTGCTCGGTTAAGAACCCGATAGATCTCATAGCTGATGCGGACTACGAGCGCTACAAGAAAACGATTGAGATCGTCTGCAGGGACGGGAACGTCGATGCTTTGCTGGTAATCTGCGTCCCGCCGATATTTGTCCCGAGCGAGGAGATAGCGAAGGCTGTAATTGACGCCGAGTGCGACAAACCGGTGATAGTGAACTTCATGGCTGGAGAGCTCGTTAGGGATGGGGTTAAGCTGCTGGAGGAAGGTGGAATAAAGAACTTCCCTACACCGGAGAGGGCAGCCAAAGCTTTGGCGTGGCTCTCCCGTCGCTGA
- the coaD gene encoding phosphopantetheine adenylyltransferase yields MRKKYRKVVVGGTFDRLHLGHKALLRKAFEVGKYVYVGLTADEMVRNKPHADKILPYKLRLRDLLKFFEVNGYSNYRIIKIHTAIGFADKMKSLDAIVVSEETYKGALIVNRAREERGLKPLEIVTIGIVRSSLGAKISSSLIRAGLIDPLGNPRKRDSP; encoded by the coding sequence ATGAGGAAAAAGTACCGCAAAGTGGTCGTCGGAGGAACCTTTGACAGGCTCCACCTCGGACATAAGGCGTTGCTGAGGAAGGCCTTCGAGGTGGGAAAGTACGTCTATGTTGGACTGACTGCCGACGAGATGGTGAGAAACAAGCCCCACGCAGATAAAATCCTTCCCTACAAGCTCCGCCTGAGGGATCTGCTCAAGTTCTTCGAGGTTAACGGCTACTCCAACTACAGGATCATCAAGATACACACGGCCATAGGCTTCGCGGATAAGATGAAAAGCCTTGACGCCATAGTCGTCAGTGAGGAGACCTACAAAGGGGCACTCATAGTGAACAGAGCCAGAGAAGAGAGGGGCCTGAAGCCCCTCGAGATAGTGACCATCGGGATCGTAAGGAGCAGCCTCGGGGCGAAGATAAGCTCCTCCCTGATCAGAGCAGGCCTCATCGACCCGCTCGGAAACCCTAGGAAGAGAGATTCACCGTAA
- the tpiA gene encoding triose-phosphate isomerase: MTKLKEPIIAINFKTYIEATGERALEIAKAAEKVWKETGITIVVAPQLADLYRIAQEVEIPVFAQHIDPIKPGSHTGHVLPEAVKEAGAVGTLLNHSENRMILADLEAAIRRAEEVGLMTMVCSNNPAVSAAVAALGPDYVAVEPPELIGTGIPVSKAKPEVITDTVELVKRVNPEVKVLTGAGISTGEDVKKALELGSVGVLLASGVTKAKDPEKAIRDLVSLIV; the protein is encoded by the coding sequence ATGACGAAGCTGAAGGAGCCGATAATAGCGATAAACTTCAAGACGTACATCGAGGCCACGGGCGAGAGAGCCCTTGAGATCGCCAAGGCCGCCGAGAAGGTCTGGAAGGAGACTGGAATAACCATAGTGGTCGCGCCGCAGCTGGCTGACCTTTACAGAATTGCCCAGGAGGTCGAGATTCCGGTCTTTGCTCAGCATATAGACCCGATTAAACCGGGAAGCCACACCGGTCACGTCCTCCCGGAGGCAGTTAAAGAAGCTGGGGCCGTCGGAACTCTCCTCAATCATTCGGAGAACAGAATGATTTTAGCGGACCTCGAAGCTGCCATAAGGCGCGCCGAGGAAGTTGGATTGATGACAATGGTCTGCTCCAACAATCCAGCAGTCAGTGCCGCTGTCGCCGCTCTGGGGCCAGATTACGTCGCAGTTGAACCGCCTGAGCTGATAGGAACGGGCATTCCAGTCAGCAAGGCCAAACCGGAAGTCATAACCGACACCGTCGAGCTCGTCAAGAGGGTAAACCCAGAGGTCAAGGTTCTTACCGGCGCGGGCATTTCCACTGGAGAGGACGTCAAGAAGGCTTTGGAGCTCGGAAGCGTTGGCGTTCTCCTCGCGAGCGGCGTTACCAAGGCAAAAGACCCGGAGAAGGCGATAAGGGATCTGGTATCGCTGATTGTTTGA